From a single Pleurodeles waltl isolate 20211129_DDA chromosome 10, aPleWal1.hap1.20221129, whole genome shotgun sequence genomic region:
- the NHLRC4 gene encoding NHL-repeat-containing protein 4 has product MDYTLETTRKKEDLLRAVRSLQVKSENTLQKASPLLSYHQGLGMVKECHIHQLTEKTKTICHDLEDIKNLLCFRQNELVQRIPNPDCTLYGGVNGIHCSLDGIVYVTSENGPWVHLLNRSGQSFQSLQCVEWNRGKEYFLPEDVTVTRSGLVAVTDMVNGAVRIFNPNSKFFKGKWIKIGTFDSPTGIAVDSQGRILVADYILGKVHLFATDHAFKVVSTHTISGLQGPRYVSLVPDGGFVVSEECRDVKLFSPNHKLVASIGNKYGHRFGNPAGVCADTEGNLIVADEQQRKVHLFPPSGSPVCLVSEGLKRPTGVACSAFGQLLVADTGENCIKVFRYRVKPGSIPESPRMGNGNPTLTPREKPS; this is encoded by the coding sequence ATGGATTACACCCTGGAGACTACCCGAAAGAAAGAGGATCTCTTGAGAGCCGTCCGGAGTCTGCAGGTGAAATCCGAAAACACCCTCCAAAAGGCTAGCCCACTTCTGAGCTACCACCAAGGACTTGGCATGGTGAAGGAATGTCATATCCATCAGCTGACTGAGAAGACCAAAACCATCTGCCATGACCTAGAGGATATCAAAAACCTCCTTTGCTTCAGACAAAATGAGTTGGTACAGAGAATCCCCAACCCCGATTGCACACTTTATGGGGGAGTAAATGGAATTCACTGCTCACTAGATGGAATTGTCTACGTGACTAGTGAGAATGGACCCTGGGTTCACCTTCTCAACCGGTCTGGTCAAAGCTTCCAGTCGTTGCAGTGTGTTGAGTGGAATAGAGGGAAGGAGTATTTCCTACCCGAAGATGTTACAGTGACCCGTTCTGGGTTAGTTGCTGTGACTGACATGGTCAATGGGGCTGTCCGCATCTTCAATCCcaattccaaatttttcaaaggAAAGTGGATAAAGATTGGTACATTTGATTCCCCAACTGGAATTGCCGTAGACTCACAGGGAAGAATCCTTGTGGCAGATTATATCCTAGGAAAGGTCCACCTGTTTGCCACTGATCATGCCTTCAAGGTAGTGAGTACACACACAATCTCTGGACTCCAAGGACCACGTTACGTTAGTCTGGTGCCAGACGGGGGATTTGTAGTTAGTGAAGAATGCAGAGATGTAAAGCTCTTCAGTCCTAATCATAAACTGGTTGCCTCTATCGGCAACAAATACGGGCATCGGTTTGGCAATCCTGCTGGAGTGTGTGCCGACACTGAAGGGAATCTCATCGTAGCAGACGAACAGCAGAGGAAAGTACACCTTTTCCCACCAAGTGGCTCTCCTGTTTGCCTGGTGTCCGAAGGTTTAAAGAGGCCGACAGGAGTGGCCTGCTCTGCATTCGGCCAGCTACTAGTAGCAGACACTGGGGAAAACTGTATTAAGGTGTTTAGATACCGGGTGAAACCTGGCTCCATCCCAGAGAGCCCCAGGATGGGCAACGGGAATCCAACTCTGACACCAAGGGAAAAACCATCATAA